From the Pirellulales bacterium genome, the window ACGCCGAGCGCGCCAAGCAGTTGCTCGACCTGGTGGGGCTGGGGCACCGGCTGAAGCATCGGCCGCGCGAGCTATCGGGCGGCGAGATGCAACGCGCGGCCATCGCGCGGGCCCTCATTTCCGGGCCGCAGGTTTTGTTGGCCGACGAGCCGACCGGCAATCTCGACCACGGCACCGGCCAGGAGATTTTGCAGATTCTCAGCGACTTGAACCGCCGGCAGAGCCTGACCATCGTGATGGTCACGCACGACCTGGCCATCGCCGACCGCGCCGATCGCGTGGTCCGCCTCGTTGAAGGACGGGCGGAACGAGCGTAGGTTATGGCTTGCCGGTTGATAACATATTCGTCGATGTGAGTGTCCTCATGCACTCTGACGCACTCCCTCCTGATCTGATTGATGACAGGATTGTTCCGAGGCCGTATGCGGGCACAAGCGGCGAACAACCCGCAACAAGGATGAGAAACGCGGTACGCCCGAGGGCGCACCGATCTCACCGCTATTAAGCAATCTGTACATGCGCCGGTTTCTGCTCGGTTGGAGGCAACCGGGACATGAACAGCGCCTACGCGCTCAGATCGTAAACTATGCCGATGACTTCGTGATCTGCTGCCGCGGCACCGCCGACGAGGCGATGGCCGTGATGCGGAGCATGATGGCACGGTTGAAGTTGACGGTCAACGAGACGAAGACGCGCATTTGCCAAGTGCCGCACGATTCGTTTGACTTCTTGGGTTACACGATTGGCCGATGCTACTCGCAGCGCACGGGCCGGGCCTATATCGACACGCGACCGTCGCCAAAGAAGGTCGAGCGGATATGCCGCGAGATCGGCGAGCTGCGCGATCACATCCATCGTGCAATCGCGGCCCTGAATCGTGGGCCGCACAGCGTCATTCATGTCGGCTTCAACGACGCCCACGCTGCTGGTCACGCGGCGCCTTGAGTGCCGCTTGAGCCCAAGCTGTTGAATGAGCCGGGCCGGCAACGACAAAAGCGTTGCTCCGGTATCCGCCAGGGCGTCGCTGACGGTGACGCGGCGAACCTTTTCGCTGGGAATCAATCCTCGCTCGGCATCCCAGAGGTCTTGCAGGTTCTCGATCATCGCCACAGTGACGGTGCGACCCATTTCAACAGACTCCATGATGGTTCCTCCCTCGTTTGCCAATAACTGCCCCTTGTTCTATTTGGCCGGCCTTAACTAGGTCCGTTTGGGCAACTGCCGCGCCGCGAGCTGGTCGGCGATCCACTCGACCTGCCCGGAGCAATTGCGAAAGATTTGCGCGGGCCACTGGTCGGGATGATAGGGGCCGTGAAACACGTCGCGCAAGGCGATGGCTTTCTCGCCGCCGGCGACCAGAAAGAGCACTTTCTTGGCGTGACAGAGCACGGGCGCCGTCAGCGTGATGCGATGCGTGTGCAGCTTCTGCACCCAGTTGGCCACCACCCAACGCTGTTTTTCGTGCAGTGCGGCCGTTTGCGGAAAGAGCGACGCGGTGTGACCGTCGGGTCCCAGGCCCATCAAGGCCAGGTCGAAATTCGGCGGCTGGGCGGCGGGCGGCTGAAAGAACCGCCGTAGTTCGTCTTCGTAGGCCTGCGCGGCGGCCGCGGCGTCGGGCAGTTCGGCCTGGATGCGATGCACGTTCTCGGCCGGCAGCGGCACTTTCGAAAGCATGGCCTCCTGGGCCATGCGATAGTTGCTGTCGACGTGGTCCGGCGGAACGTGGCGTTCGTCGCCCCAAAAAAAGTGGATTTTGTCCCAGGCAAGCTGGCCGCGATACGGCGCATTGGGGTCCGCCAACAGAGCGTAAAAATCGCGCGGCGTCGAACCGCCCGACAACGCGACGGTAAACCGCCCCTGCTGCTGGACGGCCTTTTGTGCATAGGCCAAAAATGCCTCGGCGGCGGCGCGACTGAGCGCAACACCATTCTCGACGATTTTGATGTGGGGCGACGGTTGGGCCACGGCGTGCCTCGGTTCGGTTGCGATCGTGCAGTGGGACTGGCGAAGACCTGCCTTCTACTGAGGCATTATAACGTGAGCCGAGCGGAATAAAACGCCGGTCGGTTGAACTTCATCCGGCCGAGAATGCAATGTCGGCGGTGGCTGGGGCAGAGCTTGCCCAAGTGGCGGCCGGCGCTTCGCTTATCTCGGCGGCCAAGCGATGCCCCGGTTGGATGCACCGGGGCATCGCTTGGCCGTCAAGCTTTTGAAGGGCGCCAGCCGCTATCTGGCCAAGCTCTGCCCCAGCCACCGCTTTTCCTCGCGGCAAAACGTCTCATTCATGTCCGCGCGAAGTGTAACCCTTCCAGGCCAGCCCGACCTGGGCCGGCGGGTAGTTCCGAACGTCCCACAGGCCCGCGTCTGGCAGCAGCGCGAAATCGAACCGCTCGTCGGCCTCGACCACCAACACGCTGTCCAGCGGGGCAGCCTCCCACAACTGCCTCACGACATGCAGTAATTCATCGCGGCGGCTCACATAAAACTCGTAGGGCGGAGAGCAAAACACGACCCAAGGTCCGGCATGGGCCAGCTCGATCAAACGGTCCGGGCGACGGAACCAGACGAAGGTGTCGGCCGGCAGCACGGCGCAGGCCCCGGCCACGCCCAGCGTCGCGGCGTTGCGGCGAATGACGTCGGCCGTTGGAAAATGTTGCTCAAAGAACACCGCCGCCTTGGCACCGCGGCTGAGGGCCTCGAAACCAAGCGCCCCGGTTCCGGCAAACAGATCGATGGCCGTCGAACCCGACACGTCGCCCAACAGGTTAAAGACCGCCTCGCGAACGCGGTCTTTCATCGGCCGCGTCCGCGGGTCGCCCGTGCATTCCAGCCGCCGTCCGCGGAGCGAACCACCAATGATGCGCACGGAAATCGGCGCAGCTTGGGGAGTCGTTGCCTGCCGCGCGGTCGGTTTGCTCGCAGCCGGCCGGTCTGGAGAGGGTTTTTTGGGTCTGCGCGCCATGCCGCCGATCATCGCAGCTTACGGCCGCTTCGCCAACCGCCATCCGCCGGCACGAGCTGCACGGTGGCGGGAACCTGCGACTCTTCGCTCGGCGGATCATTGCCAAGCAGCTCATCGTCGAGTGGCTCATCGTCGAGCGGGCCGGGGTCCGACATCGCCGCGTCACCCGGCTCCGGCGGCTCCGGCGCTTCCAGGTCGGAGGCATCGTCGGACGGCCCGATCGCGCCCTGGTCATCCGCCTCCGGCAGGGGAGCGGTATCGCTGGGCGACGGCAAGTCCTCGCCTTGTCCGTCGGGGTTGTCGCCGTCGGGCATGGGCAGGTTGCCCGGCTCGTTGGCCGGCGAACCGTCGGGCGGCGTTTCCTGGCCCCCGGGCGGAGTCGCCGCCGGTGAACTCGACTCCGACGCGAAGAGCTGCCCGGGTTGGTCCATGAACTGCGGCATGGCGCCCCGCGTCGCCACGTTGGGCCGCGTGAAGCCATAGTTGATATAGTGGGCCGAGTCGCGCTCGCGGGCCCGTTTGCGGGCGTCGAAGTAGGCCTTCGCCGGCCACGGACCCTCGGCCAGATAGACGCCGTCGTATTCCAACAGCGAGTTCTTGCGGTAGTGGACCTGGAGAATGGCCACGTTGTAATCGATCAACGCCCGGTAGTAGGCGATCTCGGCATCGGCCAGGCGGCGCTGCGCGTCGAGCAGCATATCGAGCGTCGCCGTGCCCACGTCGTAAGATGCCTTGACCGCCTCCACTTGCTTGGCCGCCGCCACGCGACGATTGAAGGTGGTGCGGCTGACCTGATAGTTGCGGTCCAGATCGCGAATGGAGTTGGTCAGCACGTGCGAGAGTTCGAGCTCCTGGTCTTGCAAAAAGGCCCGCGATTGCGCCAGCACCAGCTCGGCGTTGCGCACGCCCGACATCGCCAGGCGAAAGCCGATGGGCATGGTGAAATTCAAACCAAGCTGCCAATTCTGATAGTTGCCGTTCCAAAGCGTGTTCCAGGCGCCGGAGTGGGGCAAGGCCGTGGCGGGGTTGAAAGAGACACCGTTGTAATTGACCAGGTCGTTGCCGAACCCGCCCCAATGGTACAGGGCCTGAGCGTCCAGGCGGGGCATCAGATAGTTACGCGACGCGATCAGTTTCAGCTCGTTTTGCTTGACCACGAACCGCTGCCGCCGCAGTTCGACGCTGCGCGTCAGGCCTTCGGTCAGCACGGCGTTCCAATCGAAGCGGACTTCCGCCGTGGTGGGGTCGTCGGAGGGGCGAATCAGCCGGCCGTCCGTGGGAGCCAGGCCCATCATGTAGCGCAACCGGCTTTCGGCCGTGTAGAGCAAGCCCAACGTGTTCTCCACCTGGGCGCGGAACAGGAAGTACTGCTCGCGAGCTTGGGCCTCCTTCTCGGCTTCGCCGCCTTTGGTGCCCGTGCGATAGAGTGCGTGGACTTTGCGCCAGGTCTGCAACGCGCTGTCGCGGCCGGCCTGTACGGCATTCAGGTTGCGGTAGTTGTAATAAAGGTCCCAATAAGCACGCTCCACGTCGCTGACCATGCCCCGCACGCCGGCCTCGAAATCGGCCAGCGTGATATCGACGTTCAAGCGGGCCAGCACGACGCCGTTGTAGGTGCCGGGCAGGCTGTTGGGGTTCAGCACCGGCCCGGTCGTGGCTTGGCCGGCAAACAAGCCGACGTTGCTGTTCGGCCCGGCGATGCGGTTGAATTCCACGCCGGAGCCTTGCAGCAACGGATGGCGAAACTCCATTTCGACAGCCGGCGTGTATGCCTGATGGTAGAGGTTCGCCGCGCTGTTGTTGGCATTGTAATTCGTCAATTCTCGGAAGAAGACGCGATCGCCGGTGGCGGTCACTTTGCCGATTTCCGCTTGTTGCTGGGCGTAGTTCTGCTCGAAGACGATCGGCTGAAAGCCGGTGAAGTGCTGGTTCTGCGGAAAATTGTTGTGCTGCCAGTACATCTGCGAATCGAGATAGGCGTCGAACTCGCTGAGGGCCGCTTCCACGCCGTTGCCGGTGTTGGTCTCCTGCATCGCCGGATTGTAGATCGTCTGGCTGGTTTGACTCGTTCCCAGGCTGGCCCCGGTACTTTGGCCCTGGGTCTGCAACAGGATGCCGGTGGGAGCGATCGTCTGGTTGGATGCCGGCAAACCGGGCGTGAACAGCAAACCGCCCAAATTGCGCAGCACCTTGCTGTTCGCCAGGGCCGTCCGCATCGCCTCTTCCAGCGTGACATCCCAGATTTCGTGGACTTCCGGATTGCTCAAGGTGAGCGGATCCTTGGCGTTCGCCACGTCGTCGATGCGGTCGGTTTCCACATCCGGATACTCGATCTGGGTCGCCATGCCGCGGTAATGCGACATGTCTTTGTCGTTGAACAAGTAGACGGGCTTGCTGGGAGTGCAGCCCGTGGCGAGCGTGGCGATGCAGGTGACAAGTGCCACACGTGCGCGAAGTCGGCGGTTCATCGATTTGCAACCCTGGTCCGCTTTGCATTTTGCCCGGCAGCACGCTTCATGCGCAGCGCGGGCGGAATATCCAGCAAAGCTTGTATCGGCGGCACAACCGGCAAACTTGGATGATTCTATTTATCCAGAAAGATCACCAGAACGGGACAAGTCGGTACAAACATCGCATCTTAA encodes:
- a CDS encoding RsmD family RNA methyltransferase; protein product: MRIIGGSLRGRRLECTGDPRTRPMKDRVREAVFNLLGDVSGSTAIDLFAGTGALGFEALSRGAKAAVFFEQHFPTADVIRRNAATLGVAGACAVLPADTFVWFRRPDRLIELAHAGPWVVFCSPPYEFYVSRRDELLHVVRQLWEAAPLDSVLVVEADERFDFALLPDAGLWDVRNYPPAQVGLAWKGYTSRGHE
- a CDS encoding TolC family protein; the protein is MNRRLRARVALVTCIATLATGCTPSKPVYLFNDKDMSHYRGMATQIEYPDVETDRIDDVANAKDPLTLSNPEVHEIWDVTLEEAMRTALANSKVLRNLGGLLFTPGLPASNQTIAPTGILLQTQGQSTGASLGTSQTSQTIYNPAMQETNTGNGVEAALSEFDAYLDSQMYWQHNNFPQNQHFTGFQPIVFEQNYAQQQAEIGKVTATGDRVFFRELTNYNANNSAANLYHQAYTPAVEMEFRHPLLQGSGVEFNRIAGPNSNVGLFAGQATTGPVLNPNSLPGTYNGVVLARLNVDITLADFEAGVRGMVSDVERAYWDLYYNYRNLNAVQAGRDSALQTWRKVHALYRTGTKGGEAEKEAQAREQYFLFRAQVENTLGLLYTAESRLRYMMGLAPTDGRLIRPSDDPTTAEVRFDWNAVLTEGLTRSVELRRQRFVVKQNELKLIASRNYLMPRLDAQALYHWGGFGNDLVNYNGVSFNPATALPHSGAWNTLWNGNYQNWQLGLNFTMPIGFRLAMSGVRNAELVLAQSRAFLQDQELELSHVLTNSIRDLDRNYQVSRTTFNRRVAAAKQVEAVKASYDVGTATLDMLLDAQRRLADAEIAYYRALIDYNVAILQVHYRKNSLLEYDGVYLAEGPWPAKAYFDARKRARERDSAHYINYGFTRPNVATRGAMPQFMDQPGQLFASESSSPAATPPGGQETPPDGSPANEPGNLPMPDGDNPDGQGEDLPSPSDTAPLPEADDQGAIGPSDDASDLEAPEPPEPGDAAMSDPGPLDDEPLDDELLGNDPPSEESQVPATVQLVPADGGWRSGRKLR
- the pgl gene encoding 6-phosphogluconolactonase — protein: MAQPSPHIKIVENGVALSRAAAEAFLAYAQKAVQQQGRFTVALSGGSTPRDFYALLADPNAPYRGQLAWDKIHFFWGDERHVPPDHVDSNYRMAQEAMLSKVPLPAENVHRIQAELPDAAAAAQAYEDELRRFFQPPAAQPPNFDLALMGLGPDGHTASLFPQTAALHEKQRWVVANWVQKLHTHRITLTAPVLCHAKKVLFLVAGGEKAIALRDVFHGPYHPDQWPAQIFRNCSGQVEWIADQLAARQLPKRT